A genomic segment from Bradyrhizobium sp. CB1015 encodes:
- a CDS encoding ABC transporter substrate-binding protein gives MRGRRVAWSVAAFLSTMASVALAADDPLKVCLDEDRPPLSVHHRGKPDAGFDVLLAQAIADRLGRPLKIQWFESKLDEDSSPQLEANALLSDGRCSLVGGYALTQDSLVAPGMKTARLPDFADATRDDRRRRVPLGVLAPSQPYIYSPMTVVLGPRAQRRNIGDIGDLAGLRLAIESGSLGDAILMTFDKGRLIDNITHLVPGRDDLLGALERGDHDATLIDLARFDAHRAAHPDTAITASGYYYPIGANRGYVGLASDGALIEAVNKALTELTASGRIAEFGKQAGLTYLPPREPAILGDVWTKIIQR, from the coding sequence ATGAGAGGCCGGCGCGTTGCCTGGAGCGTTGCGGCCTTTCTGTCCACGATGGCGTCGGTTGCTCTCGCGGCCGACGATCCCTTGAAGGTCTGTCTCGACGAGGACCGGCCGCCGCTTTCGGTGCATCATCGCGGCAAGCCGGATGCTGGATTCGACGTGCTGCTGGCGCAGGCGATCGCCGATCGGCTGGGACGCCCGCTTAAAATCCAGTGGTTCGAGAGCAAGCTGGACGAGGATTCGAGCCCGCAGCTCGAGGCCAATGCGCTGCTCTCGGACGGGCGCTGCTCGCTGGTCGGCGGCTACGCGCTGACGCAGGATTCGCTCGTCGCACCCGGGATGAAGACGGCGCGCTTGCCGGACTTCGCCGACGCCACGCGCGACGATCGGCGGCGCCGCGTCCCGCTCGGCGTGCTCGCCCCGAGCCAGCCCTACATCTATTCGCCGATGACGGTGGTGCTGGGACCGAGGGCGCAGCGGCGCAACATCGGCGACATCGGCGATCTCGCCGGCCTTCGTCTCGCCATTGAAAGCGGCTCGCTCGGCGACGCCATCCTGATGACCTTCGACAAGGGCCGCCTGATCGACAATATCACGCACCTCGTCCCCGGCCGCGACGATCTCCTCGGCGCGCTCGAGCGCGGCGACCATGACGCGACGTTGATCGACCTTGCCCGCTTCGACGCCCATCGCGCCGCGCACCCGGACACGGCGATCACCGCGTCCGGCTACTATTACCCGATCGGAGCCAATCGCGGCTATGTCGGGCTCGCCAGCGATGGCGCGCTGATCGAGGCCGTCAACAAGGCGCTGACGGAGCTGACGGCTTCTGGCAGGATCGCCGAATTCGGCAAGCAGGCCGGCCTCACCTATCTGCCGCCGCGCGAGCCCGCGATCCTCGGCGATGTCTGGACGAAGATCATCCAGCGGTAG
- a CDS encoding calcium-binding protein encodes MISARSIALALMIALSAGPAWSASANSVKLFDTDNDGTLDLAEVKKAAAAAFAKLDPDRDGTLDARELRGRLTAKELAAADPDRDGTLTLDEYLSVVEQRFNAANPDKDGTLDAKELNSRAGRALVRLLR; translated from the coding sequence ATGATTTCGGCTCGCTCAATTGCCCTTGCACTCATGATTGCACTGTCGGCCGGTCCGGCGTGGTCGGCCTCCGCCAATTCGGTCAAGTTGTTCGATACCGACAATGACGGCACGCTCGATCTCGCCGAGGTGAAGAAGGCCGCCGCCGCCGCGTTCGCAAAGCTGGATCCCGATCGCGACGGCACGCTCGATGCGCGCGAATTGCGCGGACGGTTGACGGCGAAAGAGCTCGCCGCTGCCGATCCCGACCGCGACGGGACCCTCACACTCGACGAATATCTGTCGGTGGTCGAGCAGCGCTTCAACGCAGCCAATCCTGACAAGGACGGAACGCTGGATGCGAAGGAGCTGAACTCGCGCGCCGGTCGCGCGCTCGTGCGATTGCTCCGGTGA
- a CDS encoding methanol/ethanol family PQQ-dependent dehydrogenase, whose translation MKRFAMAASLVMLASTCANAQTTEQLVKGVTDTSNVLNYGMGYNLQRFSTLKQINKDTVKNLVPVWNYSFNDDRSEESQPLVYQGVIYVTSHNATMAVDAKTGKQIWKSKIEYPAETPRIVCCGIINRGVAIHEGKLFRTTLDAHVIAIDAKNGKELWRQKAADIKEGYSMTVAPLVADGVVITGISGAEFGTRGFIDGWDPATGKHLWRTHSIPSPDEPGGDTWKGDTWKLGGGSTWITGSYDPELNTIYWGIGNPGPFNSAVRPGDNLYTCSVLALDPKTGKIKWHYQFSPNNPFDYDAVAEMVLADVNIDGKPTKTLMNANRNGFFYVLDRTNGKLLAANPYVKVNWATGIDMKTGRPIETDVSKDAREGKKVTVYPSILGGKNWEPMSFNPQTGLAYANTLNFGGKYKAEPVTFKQGEWYLGMDLTDPWQFDDGPRGYLKAIDPMTGKAKWEAPSDIPRFSGVLSTAGGVVFSGQLTGEFEAFDADTGKKLWQFQTGSGIEGQPVTWQQDGVQYVAVTSGYGGVYSLFSGDERLASVPPGGSLWVFAVKQ comes from the coding sequence ATGAAACGCTTTGCGATGGCCGCGAGCCTCGTCATGCTTGCGTCAACCTGTGCAAATGCACAAACCACCGAGCAGCTGGTCAAGGGTGTGACCGACACGTCGAACGTTCTCAATTATGGAATGGGCTACAATCTCCAGCGCTTCTCGACGCTGAAGCAGATCAATAAGGACACCGTCAAGAACCTCGTCCCGGTCTGGAACTATTCATTCAACGACGATCGCAGCGAGGAATCGCAGCCGCTGGTGTACCAGGGCGTGATCTACGTGACCTCGCACAACGCGACCATGGCGGTCGACGCCAAGACCGGCAAGCAGATCTGGAAGAGCAAGATCGAATATCCGGCGGAGACGCCGCGGATCGTCTGCTGCGGCATCATCAACCGCGGCGTCGCGATTCACGAGGGCAAGCTGTTCCGTACGACCCTCGATGCCCACGTGATTGCCATCGACGCCAAGAACGGCAAGGAGCTGTGGCGGCAGAAAGCGGCCGACATCAAGGAAGGCTATTCGATGACGGTGGCCCCGCTCGTTGCCGACGGCGTCGTCATCACCGGCATCTCCGGTGCCGAATTCGGCACAAGGGGCTTCATCGACGGCTGGGATCCGGCAACGGGCAAGCATCTCTGGCGCACCCATTCGATCCCCTCGCCGGACGAGCCCGGCGGCGACACCTGGAAGGGCGACACCTGGAAGCTCGGCGGCGGCTCGACCTGGATCACCGGGTCTTATGATCCCGAGCTAAACACGATCTATTGGGGCATCGGCAATCCCGGCCCGTTCAACTCGGCAGTGCGCCCCGGCGACAATCTCTACACCTGCTCCGTCCTGGCGCTGGATCCCAAGACCGGTAAGATCAAGTGGCACTACCAGTTCTCGCCGAACAACCCGTTCGACTACGACGCCGTGGCCGAGATGGTGCTCGCCGACGTGAACATCGACGGCAAGCCGACCAAGACGCTGATGAATGCCAACCGCAACGGCTTCTTCTACGTGCTCGACCGCACCAACGGGAAGCTGCTCGCGGCCAATCCTTACGTGAAGGTGAATTGGGCGACCGGCATCGACATGAAGACCGGACGTCCGATCGAGACCGACGTTTCCAAGGACGCGCGCGAGGGCAAGAAGGTCACGGTCTATCCGTCGATCCTCGGCGGCAAGAACTGGGAGCCGATGTCGTTCAATCCACAGACCGGCCTTGCCTATGCCAACACGCTCAATTTCGGCGGCAAGTACAAGGCGGAGCCCGTCACCTTCAAGCAGGGTGAATGGTATCTCGGCATGGACCTGACCGATCCCTGGCAGTTCGACGATGGTCCGCGCGGCTACCTCAAGGCCATCGACCCCATGACCGGCAAGGCCAAGTGGGAGGCGCCGAGCGACATTCCGCGCTTCTCGGGGGTGCTGTCGACGGCCGGGGGCGTCGTGTTCTCGGGTCAGCTGACCGGCGAGTTCGAAGCCTTCGACGCCGACACCGGCAAGAAGCTCTGGCAGTTCCAGACCGGGTCCGGCATCGAGGGTCAGCCGGTGACCTGGCAGCAGGACGGCGTGCAATACGTCGCGGTGACGAGCGGCTATGGCGGCGTCTACTCGTTGTTCTCCGGCGACGAGCGGCTTGCCAGTGTGCCGCCCGGCGGCTCGCTGTGGGTCTTTGCGGTCAAGCAGTAA
- a CDS encoding cytochrome c, producing the protein MLIDVSHKTVATIATVAVLTVALAATVRAADDATGNPLQAQIDHGKSTYAEKCSHCHGPNLMNSGTITPDLRVFPDDKTRFVTTVKNGKNNKMPPWGDILSDDEIGNLWAFVSSRRKP; encoded by the coding sequence ATGCTGATAGACGTATCACACAAGACGGTGGCGACGATCGCCACCGTCGCGGTGCTGACGGTTGCGCTTGCGGCGACCGTTCGCGCCGCGGATGACGCAACCGGCAATCCACTGCAGGCGCAGATCGACCACGGCAAGTCGACCTATGCCGAGAAATGCTCACACTGCCACGGCCCCAACCTGATGAACTCCGGCACCATCACGCCGGACCTGCGCGTCTTCCCCGACGACAAGACGCGCTTCGTCACCACGGTCAAGAACGGCAAGAACAACAAGATGCCGCCCTGGGGCGACATCCTCAGCGACGACGAGATCGGCAACCTCTGGGCCTTCGTCTCCAGCCGGAGAAAGCCATGA